In the Streptomyces sp. BHT-5-2 genome, one interval contains:
- a CDS encoding NUDIX domain-containing protein, producing MATPDFIRDLRADIGTKLLWLPGVTAVVLDDAGRVLLGRRVDTGGWSVIGGIPEPGEQPAETAVREVYEETAVRVVPEGVVLVEAMPPVRYPNGDECQFLDVTLRCRAVGGEARVNDDESLEVGWFSVDALPELDDYARTRIERALAGGPTWFREMAVPEEAGQGRDGRSAEA from the coding sequence ATGGCCACCCCCGATTTCATCCGCGACCTCCGGGCCGACATCGGCACCAAGCTGCTGTGGCTGCCCGGGGTGACCGCGGTGGTCCTCGACGACGCCGGCCGGGTGCTGCTGGGCCGGCGGGTCGACACCGGTGGCTGGTCGGTGATCGGCGGCATCCCGGAGCCCGGTGAGCAGCCCGCCGAGACCGCGGTCCGCGAGGTGTACGAGGAGACCGCGGTGCGGGTCGTCCCCGAGGGGGTGGTCCTGGTCGAGGCCATGCCGCCGGTGCGGTACCCCAACGGCGACGAGTGCCAGTTCCTGGACGTGACGCTGCGCTGCCGGGCGGTCGGCGGCGAGGCGAGGGTCAACGACGACGAGTCGCTGGAGGTCGGCTGGTTCTCCGTGGACGCCCTGCCGGAGCTGGACGACTACGCGCGCACCCGGATCGAGCGGGCGCTGGCGGGCGGGCCGACGTGGTTCCGGGAGATGGCGGTGCCGGAGGAGGCCGGCCAGGGACGGGACGGTCGGTCTGCCGAAGCCTAG
- a CDS encoding glutamate racemase codes for MKIALMDSGTGLLPAAAAVRRLRPDADLVLSTDPDGLPWGPRTPDDVTAHALAVARAAAAHRPDALIVACNTASVHALPALRAELEPAIPVIGTVPAIKPAAAGGGPVAIWATPATTGSPYQQDLIARFAQGVEVAGVPCPGLADAVEQADEDAIDAAVAAAAERTPRDIRSVVLGCTHYELVAERIRAALQQPGGPSLVLHGSADAVAAQALRRIGAEPAPAAAPTGTLDVLLSGRPSPLPEVVLAYAEGRLLAGAVQAAPRTA; via the coding sequence GTGAAGATCGCGCTGATGGACTCCGGAACCGGCCTGCTCCCGGCGGCCGCCGCCGTGCGGCGTCTGCGGCCGGACGCGGATCTGGTCCTCTCCACCGACCCCGACGGCCTGCCGTGGGGACCGCGCACCCCCGACGACGTCACCGCGCACGCCCTGGCCGTCGCCCGGGCCGCGGCCGCGCACCGCCCGGACGCGCTGATCGTCGCCTGCAACACCGCCTCCGTGCACGCGCTGCCCGCGCTCCGCGCCGAGCTGGAGCCGGCCATCCCCGTCATCGGCACCGTCCCGGCGATCAAGCCCGCCGCGGCCGGCGGCGGGCCGGTCGCCATCTGGGCCACCCCCGCCACCACCGGCAGCCCCTACCAGCAGGACCTGATCGCCCGCTTCGCGCAGGGCGTCGAGGTCGCAGGTGTGCCCTGCCCGGGCCTCGCCGACGCCGTCGAGCAGGCCGACGAGGACGCGATCGACGCCGCGGTGGCCGCCGCCGCCGAGCGCACCCCGCGCGACATCCGGTCCGTCGTCCTCGGCTGCACCCACTACGAGCTGGTCGCCGAACGCATCCGCGCCGCCCTCCAGCAGCCCGGCGGCCCGTCGTTGGTCCTGCACGGTTCCGCCGACGCGGTCGCCGCCCAGGCACTCCGCCGGATCGGCGCCGAGCCGGCCCCCGCGGCCGCCCCCACCGGCACCCTCGACGTCCTCCTCAGCGGCCGTCCGAGCCCGCTCCCCGAGGTGGTCCTGGCCTACGCGGAGGGCCGACTGCTCGCCGGCGCCGTCCAGGCCGCGCCGCGCACCGCCTGA
- a CDS encoding glycosyltransferase, which yields MEWIAAVSLVAWLWLLLGQGFFWRTDVRLPARRDPDRWPSVAVVVPARDEAAVLPASLPTLLAQKYPGRVAVFLIDDGSTDGTGALARELAAGGGGLPLTVASPGEPEPGWTGKLWAVRHGIALARERTAPEYLLLTDADIAHEPDSLRELVAAARSHELDLVSQMARLRVATRWERLIVPAFVYFFGQLYPFRWVNRSGARTAAAAGGCVLLRREAAERAGVPESIRHAVIDDVSLARAVQRSGGRVWLGLADRVRSVRPYPRLAELWRMVSRSAYAQLRHRPLLLLGTVLGLTLVYLVPPAALLAGLAADDPVAAGLGGAAWAVMCGTYLPMLRHYRQPLWTAPLLPFTALLYLLMTVDSAVQHHRGRGAAWKGRTYGAP from the coding sequence ATGGAGTGGATCGCCGCGGTGTCCCTGGTGGCCTGGTTGTGGCTGCTGCTGGGGCAGGGCTTCTTCTGGCGGACCGACGTCCGGCTGCCGGCCCGCCGGGATCCGGACCGCTGGCCGTCGGTGGCGGTGGTGGTGCCGGCGCGGGACGAGGCGGCGGTGCTGCCGGCGAGCCTGCCGACGCTGCTGGCGCAGAAGTACCCGGGCCGGGTCGCGGTCTTCCTGATCGACGACGGGAGCACGGACGGGACCGGCGCGCTCGCCCGCGAGCTGGCGGCCGGCGGGGGCGGGCTGCCGCTGACCGTCGCCTCGCCCGGCGAACCGGAGCCGGGCTGGACGGGGAAGCTGTGGGCGGTCCGGCACGGCATCGCGCTGGCGCGGGAGCGCACCGCCCCGGAATACCTCCTGCTGACCGACGCCGACATCGCCCACGAGCCGGACAGCCTGCGGGAGTTGGTGGCCGCGGCCCGGTCCCACGAGCTGGACCTGGTGTCGCAGATGGCCCGGCTGCGGGTGGCGACCCGCTGGGAACGGCTGATCGTGCCGGCCTTCGTGTACTTCTTCGGCCAGCTCTACCCGTTCCGGTGGGTCAACCGGTCGGGCGCCCGGACCGCGGCGGCGGCCGGCGGCTGCGTCCTGCTGCGGCGGGAGGCGGCGGAGCGGGCCGGCGTCCCGGAGTCGATCCGGCACGCGGTGATCGACGACGTGTCGCTGGCGCGGGCGGTGCAGCGCTCCGGCGGACGCGTCTGGCTGGGGCTGGCGGACCGGGTGCGCAGCGTTCGCCCCTACCCGCGGCTGGCGGAACTGTGGCGGATGGTCTCCCGCAGCGCCTACGCCCAACTCCGCCACCGGCCGCTGCTCCTGCTGGGCACGGTCCTCGGGCTGACGCTGGTCTACCTGGTGCCGCCGGCCGCCCTCCTGGCCGGACTCGCGGCCGACGACCCGGTGGCCGCGGGGCTGGGCGGCGCGGCCTGGGCGGTGATGTGCGGGACGTATCTGCCGATGCTGCGCCACTACCGGCAGCCGCTCTGGACGGCGCCACTGCTCCCGTTCACCGCGCTGCTCTACCTGCTGATGACCGTGGACTCGGCCGTGCAGCACCACCGGGGCCGCGGCGCCGCGTGGAAGGGCCGCACCTACGGGGCACCCTGA
- a CDS encoding DUF6643 family protein, protein MTSPRSTYSGGYYASPSFPDTPIYDSLVAERGTPQIAPIRVNPSPWETGSSLPALPSALPALPAAPSAPAQGHGYPGAVPQPAAPLQHTPAPYIPQQAGHRGYQPPQQHQRPAPGMGTGYEAMRPAGPVAPRPASPFDEPGYGRQYPPRGY, encoded by the coding sequence ATGACCTCCCCCCGCTCCACTTACAGCGGCGGCTACTACGCATCGCCCTCTTTCCCCGACACCCCCATCTACGACAGCCTCGTCGCAGAGCGGGGTACTCCGCAGATCGCCCCGATCCGGGTGAACCCCTCCCCCTGGGAGACCGGTTCCTCGCTGCCGGCCCTGCCCTCCGCACTGCCTGCGCTGCCCGCGGCGCCGTCCGCGCCCGCGCAGGGCCACGGGTATCCGGGCGCCGTGCCGCAGCCGGCCGCCCCGCTACAGCACACCCCGGCGCCGTACATCCCGCAGCAGGCGGGCCACCGCGGCTACCAGCCCCCGCAACAGCACCAGCGCCCGGCACCGGGCATGGGCACGGGGTACGAGGCGATGCGTCCGGCCGGCCCGGTCGCGCCGCGGCCCGCCTCGCCGTTCGACGAGCCGGGCTACGGCCGGCAGTATCCGCCGCGGGGCTACTGA
- a CDS encoding MOSC domain-containing protein, which produces MSRPQVQSLHIYPVKALAGSDPGEAVVEPWGLAGDRRWLVDDGAGRQITQRQQRRLALARAEGLPGGALRLTAPGMPPLVVEVPEPLGTVPVRVFDVIVEAVPAGPEAAAWCRGFLGVECRLLHMDAPEKRRPVDPRYGNPGDTVSFADGYPLLLTTAGSLDALNSLVALGDHAGEGPLPMSRFRPNVVIAGTAPWAEDDWRRVRIGEVEFQVAKPSGRCVVTTIDQRTAERGKEPLRALARHRRFGDQLVFGQNLIPRGAGTLRVGDPFEILG; this is translated from the coding sequence ATGTCCAGGCCACAGGTCCAGTCGCTGCACATCTATCCGGTCAAGGCCCTGGCGGGGTCCGATCCCGGCGAGGCGGTCGTCGAGCCGTGGGGGCTCGCCGGGGACCGGCGGTGGCTGGTCGACGACGGTGCGGGGCGCCAGATCACCCAACGGCAACAGCGGAGGCTGGCGTTGGCCCGCGCCGAGGGGCTTCCGGGTGGCGCCCTGCGGCTGACCGCGCCCGGGATGCCGCCGCTGGTCGTCGAGGTGCCCGAGCCGCTGGGCACGGTCCCGGTACGGGTCTTCGACGTCATCGTCGAGGCGGTGCCCGCGGGCCCCGAGGCGGCCGCCTGGTGCCGGGGCTTCCTGGGCGTCGAGTGCCGGCTGCTGCACATGGACGCCCCGGAGAAGCGGCGCCCCGTGGACCCCCGCTACGGCAATCCCGGCGACACCGTCAGCTTCGCCGACGGCTATCCGCTGCTGCTGACCACCGCCGGGTCGCTCGACGCCCTCAACTCCCTCGTCGCGCTGGGCGACCACGCCGGCGAGGGGCCCCTCCCGATGAGCCGTTTCCGGCCCAATGTGGTGATCGCCGGTACGGCACCCTGGGCCGAGGACGACTGGCGGCGGGTGCGGATCGGCGAGGTGGAGTTCCAGGTGGCCAAGCCCAGCGGGCGCTGCGTGGTGACCACCATCGACCAGCGCACCGCCGAGCGCGGCAAGGAGCCGCTGCGGGCCCTCGCCCGCCATCGCCGCTTCGGCGACCAACTGGTGTTCGGCCAGAATCTGATCCCCCGGGGCGCGGGCACGCTCCGCGTCGGCGACCCGTTCGAGATACTCGGCTGA
- a CDS encoding MEDS domain-containing protein, translating to MPARDAVSGHFVPVQRRDRAFAGHGDDEVREEAVTAFVRLGPARGEQVMVLPCPEVPEGPEEEVPARVGFPGRSTARARERGQLLVTSVRELIGPDVEFTAVRQLRPPRAATDRATAEGCTGLRALIDVGWVAAPSTDRSLRIAPARTAKAHRLTVDLTRLRFLPVGCAVGLLTLPRGATGHDLIEVRCDRGQHRMLRRPGAEAVPRLAPREVVRPC from the coding sequence ATGCCTGCCAGGGATGCCGTGAGCGGCCACTTCGTCCCGGTCCAGCGCCGGGACCGCGCCTTTGCGGGCCACGGCGACGACGAGGTCCGCGAGGAGGCCGTGACGGCCTTCGTCCGGCTCGGTCCGGCCCGCGGCGAGCAGGTCATGGTGCTGCCGTGCCCGGAGGTGCCGGAAGGACCGGAGGAAGAGGTGCCGGCCCGGGTCGGCTTCCCCGGCCGCAGCACGGCCCGCGCCCGCGAGCGCGGCCAGCTGCTGGTCACCAGCGTGCGGGAACTCATCGGGCCGGACGTCGAGTTCACCGCCGTCCGGCAGCTGAGGCCGCCGCGCGCGGCCACCGACCGGGCGACGGCCGAGGGGTGCACCGGGCTGCGGGCGCTCATCGACGTGGGCTGGGTGGCCGCGCCCAGCACCGACCGCTCGCTGCGGATCGCGCCGGCCCGGACGGCGAAGGCCCACCGGCTCACCGTGGACCTGACGCGGCTGCGTTTCCTGCCGGTGGGCTGCGCGGTGGGTCTGCTCACCCTGCCCCGGGGCGCCACGGGACACGATCTGATCGAAGTGCGCTGCGACCGCGGGCAGCACCGGATGCTGCGGCGACCGGGCGCCGAGGCGGTGCCGCGGCTGGCGCCGAGGGAGGTGGTACGGCCGTGCTGA
- a CDS encoding ATP-binding protein, giving the protein MLNPETAGHGRAKEPAEEAGRRLLQRRFTARLLPQLRLLVEECAAREGLNEPRRGEFVLAVDEIAGNAVEHAGGAGRLVLRRVGDELECRISDAGPGFSETVIPELLPGLDGAPKGRGLWLARLVADRFAVGPGTGTAGERGAVVTVAVRLR; this is encoded by the coding sequence GTGCTGAATCCGGAAACGGCCGGTCACGGTCGGGCGAAGGAGCCGGCGGAGGAGGCCGGGCGCCGGCTGCTGCAGCGGCGCTTCACCGCGCGGCTGCTGCCGCAGCTGCGGCTGCTGGTCGAGGAGTGCGCCGCCCGCGAGGGGCTGAACGAGCCGCGGCGCGGGGAGTTCGTGCTCGCGGTGGACGAGATCGCCGGGAACGCCGTGGAGCACGCCGGCGGCGCGGGGCGGCTGGTGCTGCGGCGGGTGGGGGACGAGTTGGAATGCCGGATCAGCGACGCGGGCCCCGGTTTCAGCGAGACGGTGATCCCGGAACTGCTGCCGGGCCTGGACGGTGCGCCCAAGGGGCGGGGGCTGTGGCTGGCGCGACTGGTGGCGGACCGGTTCGCGGTCGGCCCCGGCACCGGCACGGCGGGCGAGCGGGGCGCGGTGGTCACGGTGGCGGTCCGGCTGCGCTGA